The following nucleotide sequence is from Mucilaginibacter sp. cycad4.
AGTGCATAAAGTAAGGGTCTTCACCTGTATTTTTACCACTTCCTTTAAACCAGATCTGCCTTTTCTTTACGTCAACGCTATCGATATCGCGTACTACCCAATTACCTTTGGTTACCAGTTTTTCCTTTCCGCTAAGCTCATCAACCAGGTAAATATGACGCCAGCCGTCTTTTTCGGTAATCCAAACTATCTCGTGTGTTTTAACACAGTAATAAGTGAATATCCGCTGTTCGTAAATGAAAGTATTTGTTTTTTCATCGACGATGTTGCGGGTTTTACCGTTGGTAATATCTACCTCAATAACCCTGAAACGCTGATGCCCGCGATCTGCCTTTTCATAGGTAAAATAACGGCTGTTGCCATCGCGCCAGTGCAGTTGCGGAGCACCAAAAAAATCTATCTTTTCGGCATCGGTTTTTATAGCGCTTTTATCAGCTATGTTAAAAATATACTGTTGATAGGATGTAAATTCATCGCCCGGCTGATCATATTCATGTGATTTTAACACCGCACGTGTGGTTCCCGGTACCGAACTTAGCAGGTAATAAACCTCTTTAGTTTTCTTTGGATCGATACGGTAACCAACTAAATGCTTGCTATCCGGCGACCAGCTAAGCTCACCGTAGGGCTTGTCCAAATTTCCATCCGTAGTTAATTTTATTTCGGTTGAACCTTTAAGTGATTTTACAATGATGTTACCACCTTTTACAAAGGTAGCCCATTGTTTATCGGGAGATACAGAGTCGGTGGTATTATTTTCCCAACGGTAATGGCGTACCTGCAGCGGCTTATCGTTATCATAGCTTTGATGTACGGTATCGGTAGTTTTGCTGCATTGCAGTGTGCCCAGATCGCACTTAAGCCAGGTGTTGCTTGTTTTAAAAGTAGCCTGTTTTTTATCGGCACTAAAAAACATGTCGTCAATCCGGAAGCCTCCGTCTTTTACGGGTTTGCCTGTTGCTTTGCTTACCTCAGCAGCCAGTTGGCTACTTTCAAAAATCGTTTTCTTAGCCCCTTTTTCAGGGTCGACTGTAATGTAAGCTGTTTGATTATTGGCTATTCTTTTACTGTACCAGAATTGATTGCTACCCGCCTGCCAGTTAGGTCGCACGTTGGTAACGTAGGGGACCTTTTTTAATGCAGAATCGAGTGCATCGGCTGCTTTATAGTTTTGCAGCACTTCCGTATGCGTGGGATAATAAGGAGTAGCTTTTGTTTGTTGTGCATCGGCTGATTTGCCCGCGGCTGCTAAAAAACCAGTTAACAGTAAATATTGGTGGTACCTTGCCATAAGTTATAGTGTTGCGTAAAAGTACCCAACATAGGTCAAATGATGTTTCCATAAATTAACACATCATAGCAGGCATTTAGCAAAACAAAGCAAATTGGTATGGCGCACAGTTGACTCACCCGGTCTGCGCCACGCTGGACCCATCCTCTCTTCGCCTTTGGCGGAAAGAGGGTAAAGAAAAATAAGGATAAAATCCCCTCTTTACGCTTGCGTAGAGAGGGGTGACAAGCGCAGCGAAGTCGGGGTGAGTCGATACGGCAGTTATTTCTTTACTTATGCTTTTTCATGGTTTATTAGTGGAAAGAGCGTGAGCAGGGCTGTGTTAGGCGATTAGCTTATCAGAGCAGAAACACACCCCTCCGGCCCTCTCAAGAGGGGAATCGCACAATCCCGCACGTTTTATTTGATCTATCCTCTTAAAGCCTCAATTTCCTGGCGGGTTTTAGGCAAATATTTGCCCAATAACTGGCTACCGGTATCGGTTATCAAAAAATTATCTTCAATACGGATACCACCGAAATCACGATAGGTGTTCAGCACATCATAATTAATAAACTCAGTGAATTTCTTTTTAGCCCACCAGCGGTCAATCAATTCGGGGATAATGTAGATACCCGGCTCTACCGTAAGCACATAACCGGCTTCCAATTCGCGGCCTAACCTTAATGATTTTAAGCCGAAAACGGTTTCCTTTTTCAATGTATCGGTATAACCGACGTATTGTTCGCCCAGGTCTTCCATATCATGGGTATCCATGCCCAGCATGTGGCCTAAGCCGCATTGAAAAAACATGGCGTGGGCACCAGCGGCAACGGCCTCGGCAGGGTCACCTTTCATCAGGTTTACCTGTTTTAGGCCTTCGGCCAGTTTCTGACAGGCCTGGATATGAACATCTTTATAGCGTACACCCGGTTTAAGCATACTGATGGCATGATCCATAGAGTTAAGCACCACGTCATAAAGTTCTCTTTGGCGGGTGCTGAACTGTTTCCCTACAGGGAAAGTACGCGTAAGGTCGCCACCATAGTGCATTGCATTTTCGGCACCGATATCGCTTAGTACCATATCCCCATCCTCCAAAATATTACCGTAATAATGGGTATGCAGGGTTTGACCGTGTTTGGTAATGATGGCCGGATAGCCCAAACGTGAGTCATTGGCTATGGCCACTTCATGCGCTTTGCCAACCAGTTCATACTCCCTAATACCGGGACGGGCATATTTCATTACGGCCAATTCCATATCAACGCTGATAGATACAGCCTTTTCTATTTCGGCAACTTCCAGTGGGGTTTTGATCACCCTTTGGGCTATAACCGCTTTTACCAATTGTAACGATACACGACCGGCCACGTTTTCCAGACTGGTGTTTAGCCAATCAGCCAATTTGATCTTATTTTCGGGGCGATAAGGCGGAAGAATATGAACCGGACGACCGCCCGTAACCGCTTTATGGATATAATGTTTTACTTCGGTATAAGGCCTGGTTTGTGAAACGCCCACCAAAGCGGCCATTTCACCTACCGACGGCAGGGTACCTGTCCAGATAATATCGTCGATGGTTAGATCATTACCAAAGATCACTTCTTCTCCAGTATCTGTATCAATGATAGCAGCCAGACCGGCTACATCAAGGCCAAAGTAATATAAAAAGCTGCTATCCTGCCTGAACAGGTAGGTATTGTCTTTATAGTTCATGCTGCTATCTTCATTCCCTAACAAAACGATGATACCGTTGGCACCCATGTTTTGCTTTAAAACATTGCGGCGCTGCTCATAAACCTGCTTATCAAAAAGTTGAAGTTTCATAATGTAAAATTAAACATGCCGGCACCTTAAGGCTGCCGGCATGTGCAAGTATAATTGAAATTTGACTTAACGCTGTTCTATTTCTTCCATTCGCCATCAAACAAACGCCAGATATTGATAGGGTTAGCCTGTTGTAAAGCTAAAGGCAATAGCGCATCCGGGCAGTTTTGGTAACAAACCGGGCGTACCCATCTTTTAGCAGCGTTAATGCCTACCGCTGTAAAACGACTATCGGTAGTGGCCGGGAACGGACCGCCATGCACCATACTGGCGCAAACCTCAACACCCGTTGGCACGCCATTAAACAATACCCTGCCTGCTATTGATGGCAATAATTGCAGCAGGCTTGAATGGCCTGCAAAATCATCATCGGTACCCATAACTGTAGCAGTCAGCTGGCCTGATACTGATTTTAATACTTTGATCAGCTCCTGCTCATCATTACAACTCACCATTAATGAATACGGCCCGAATACCTCTTCATGTAACAAGTGGTTTTCAAGGAAGATTTCGGCGCTTACCAGCGCTATGGTTGGCTGAGCTTCGATGTCAACAGCTTCGGTGGCTGATTTTACCACTTCGGTTACGCCATTCTGCCCTAACGCGGCCGCACTCTTTTTTTCATAAGCCGAATGGATACCGGCGTGCAGCATTTTTGCAGGTTTAATATCTTCGATACCTTTACCCAGCAACTTGTAGAAGCTATCCAGGCCTTTACCTTCAATAGCCAGCATTAAGCCGGGGTTGGTGCAAAACTGACCAACCCCTAAAGTAATAGAACCTGTGTATTGTGCAGCAAGATCGGCGGCGTTTTTGTTCAATGTATCCGGCAAAAATATCACCGGGTTTATGCTGCCCATTTCTGAAAATACAGGAATAGGCTTTTTGCGTTTCCATGAATAATCTAACAAAGCCAAACCACCAACGGTTGAGCCAGTAAAGCCAACAGCGGCCGTATCATCGGCCTGTACCAGTGCCTTGCCGCTTTCAAACGATGTACCATGTACATGCTGAAAAATATGCTCGGGCATATTGCTGCTTGCTATCGCTTTTTTAATAGCCTGGTAAACCATTTCGGAAGTTTCGGCATGAGCGGGGTGAGCTTTTACCACTACCGAGCAGCCTGCGCCCAACGCGCTGGCCGTATCACCGCCTGCGGTTGAATACGCGAACGGGAAATTACTTGCACCAAAAACAACTACCGGCCCCAGGGGAACAAGCATTTTGCGGAGATCCGGACGGGGTAAAGGTGTTCTGTTTGGCAGTGCGGTATCAATACTCGCTTCAACCCAGCTGCCTTCACGCAGCATCCCTGCGAACATGCGCAGCTGACCAGTGGTACGGGCGCGTTCGCCGGTTAGGCGGGGTAAAGGAAGGTTAGTTTCTTCGGATGCTTTTTGCAGCAGGGCATCGCCTATTGCTTCTATTTCATCGGCAATAGCCTCCAAAAAAAAGGCCTTTTGTTCGGCACTTGTTTTTTGGTAAGCCTCAAACGCGCTTTGCGATTGTTGCATGATGATATTTATTTCTTCGGTGCTTTCTTCTTTAAAGTTGTTGGCCATGGCAGATATTTTAGTAAAAAACGAGGGCTTACGCCATTATTTTGCGCAAGCAAATATATCTAACCTTTTATGAGGTGTGCTGAAGATTCCTAACCAGTTATAGCAGAATTTTATCTTATTTCTACAGCGCAACTTCAAAACAGATTAAAAAACGGTCAAGCAGTTAAATACTCAACACATAGGCAGACGTCTTGTTTACATCAATTTATAAAACCTTACCCCATGTGGGGGGATGTTACAAGAAACAGCAGCAACATTTTTGGCGATATCTTTTTGCTGCCAGAGATCCCGCACTATTTTAACCTTACCTATATGGATATTCTTAAAATCAAGCGTATACTTCGCGTATTTTTCATCAAGATTGAAAATACCTATAGCCTTGCTGCCATCTGCCAGTTGTTTAACCCAAACCTGGATCTGTTTATCGTTGATCACCCGCAAGGCCTGTTTGCCTGCTACATCCTGATCAATGGCAATTACCTCACGGTTTTTTAACAGGTTAAGGGTAAAATCATCAAGCTTATCCATATCGCAACCGATTAATAATGGGGCCGATAAAAGGCTCCATAAGCTCATATGCGTATATTGTTCATAGGGTGTAAGGTTGGTTTGGTGCAGGTTTTCGCCCCAGCCTACCCTGCCTAAAATGAGCATATCAGGGTCGTTCCATCCACCCGGCCCCGCATAGGCATCATTATTGGTTTGGCTAAAGCCGATGCCGTAAAGGCTTTCCCAGGTATCGGTAATATCCTCGGTGGTTCGCCACAGGTTGCCATTCATTTTGGCGCCCCATTTCCAAACATCTTTTATACCGTACTGGCAAATACTGTAAACAATATCACGGGGCTGTTTTGCCAGTTCATCACGCATTACCATATATGGCTTTTGCTGGGCGGGCAGTGTAGTATCGCCGGCCGTTTGATCCGAATAACTGCACAGGTCGTACTTTAAATAATCAACACCCCAGTTAAAATAAGTACCGGCATCCTGCCCTTCGTGTCCTAACGAACCCAGGTATCCGCCACAGGTTTTAGCGCCCGGCGACGAATAAATACCAAACTTTAATCCCTGTTGATGCAGGTGCTCCCCAAGCGCTTTCATGTCCGGAAATTTCTCATTAGCAACTATTTCTCCGTTTTGTTGCCTTGCAGGCGCCTGCCAGCCATCATCTACATTAATAGAGTTCCAACCGTAATCGGTGAGCCCTCTATCAACCATCGCTTTGGCCGAAAGCCTTACCTTTTCGTCGCTTACATTTAGCCCCCAGCAATTCCAGCTGTTCCAGCCCATTGGCGGTGTAAGCGCTAACAATTTGCCGGATCTAACGGTAAGTATTCGTTCGCTTCTTCCTAAATTGTTGCTTACAGAAACAGAAACTTTGTAATCTCCTGCTTTAGGTGCTACCCCTGTTATAATACCTGTTTTATGATCAAACACTAAACCTTGTGGCAAACTTCTGACTGCATAGTTTAACGGTTTCTGCCCGCTTGCCGCGATTTTGTAGAGTACCGGTGAGCCGGGATGCACACCTAAAACTGCGGCTCCGTTGATCATTGGTTTTAACGATGCCTTAGGAGTAAGCAAGTAAGGTGCTATCTCGGCAAAGGTCTTAGTCTTGCCCGATGCACTTTCAGTAAATTCATAAAACAGCTTGATCCCCTCACGATGCGGGAAAGTCAATGTGTAAGTTTCCCTGCCCAGTGGTGCCAGGTTTGAGTTTACAGTTTTTTCTGCAATTGTTTTTTGGGTAACGTCATCAATGATCTTATAACGAAATTTGCCGGTAATATTGGTTTTAAAGCTATTGCCTATAGTTAGTTTCCGAACAGATTGGGCATTTGGTAAAAAACTGATATCTGTTTGGGTCAAGACAATCCCGTCAAATTTTTCGAGCATATCAATATAGGGTGCACCCATAAAAATACCACCTGAGCCGCCCCCATCATAAACTTTAATAGCGATGATATTTTCCTGGTCCCATTTAATAGCCGGATCATTTGCTGCTATGCAATAATTACGCACCGCAGGCCATTTGCTCACATAACCACCCTTATCTTCAGGGAAAGCGCCTGTTTTACCAATCAGCTTGCCATTAAAATAAGTTTCATCGGCATCATTAACATGCGCAAGAAATACACGCAAACTATCGCCCCAAACCGCTTGCTTTTTTAACGACGATGGAATAACCACATGGATCCGGTACCAGGCAAAGCCATGATAATCCGGGTAGCCCTGTTCCTGCCATACATCGCCTACTTTAATGTTTTTCCAATTGGTATCGTTAAAATCAGCATTTTTCCAGACTGCGTTATTTCCGGTAGAAAACTTAGCAGTGCTTAGCTTGATAAAATTTCCATTCTGAGCGTACGCTGCAGTAATAATGGAAATAAACCCAAGCAGCAATAAGATCTTTTTCATGAATAAATGATAGTCTATAAACTTTCAACCGGGAGCTCGGCGTTTTTGCTTTTTTTGCTGCCGCCTATCAGGTAATAAACCGGGATGCCGGTTAAGGTGATGATCAGGCCCGGGTAAGTATAAGCCGGTTTATATTTGATGAGCAGCAGGCAAAAAGCTATGCCCATAATGATATAAATAACAGGCAGCACCGGGTAACCGAATGCTTTATATGGCCGTTCAGCATCGGGCATTTTTTTGCGGAGGATAAAGATCCCGATAATCGTAAGCACATAAAAAACTACGACCACAAACGAGATCATATCCAGCAGATCGCCGTATTTACCACTCAGGCTCCACAGACAGGCAAAAACACACTGTAACCATAAGCCAAAGCCCGGCACCGAGTTTTTATTCAGCGTACCTACTTTCTTAAAGAAAAGCCCATCCTTTGCCATAGAGTAGTAAACCCTTGCCCCCGACATGATGAGCCCGTTGTTACAACCAAAGGTGGATACCATGATGAGCAAAGCAATGATCACTGTACCCGAACTGCCAAAGATGTGCTGCGAAGCCACAACACCCACCCTATCCTTATCTGCGGTGGCTATATCATGCAATGAAAGTACACCTGTATACATGATATTGGTTAAAATGTAGATCACCGTCACGATCAGCGTACCCAAGGCCAAACTTAAACCGATATTCCTTTTCGGATTTTTGATCTCGCCGGCGATAAAAGTTACGTTGTTCCATGAATCGCTGCTGAATATGGAACCAACCATGGCGGATGCTATGGCGCCTAAAGCGGCAATAGTAGTGTATGACGCGATAGAACC
It contains:
- a CDS encoding prolyl oligopeptidase family serine peptidase → MARYHQYLLLTGFLAAAGKSADAQQTKATPYYPTHTEVLQNYKAADALDSALKKVPYVTNVRPNWQAGSNQFWYSKRIANNQTAYITVDPEKGAKKTIFESSQLAAEVSKATGKPVKDGGFRIDDMFFSADKKQATFKTSNTWLKCDLGTLQCSKTTDTVHQSYDNDKPLQVRHYRWENNTTDSVSPDKQWATFVKGGNIIVKSLKGSTEIKLTTDGNLDKPYGELSWSPDSKHLVGYRIDPKKTKEVYYLLSSVPGTTRAVLKSHEYDQPGDEFTSYQQYIFNIADKSAIKTDAEKIDFFGAPQLHWRDGNSRYFTYEKADRGHQRFRVIEVDITNGKTRNIVDEKTNTFIYEQRIFTYYCVKTHEIVWITEKDGWRHIYLVDELSGKEKLVTKGNWVVRDIDSVDVKKRQIWFKGSGKNTGEDPYFMHYYRIGFDGKNLTDLTPEKGNHSVTFSPDRKYYIDTYSEVNVAPKVLLKNTADLKTVMELEHTDLASLLATGVKLPEVFVAKARDGKTDIWGVVYRPANMDPNKSYPVIENIYAGPQDSFVPKSFSVVNEMQSIAQLGFIVVQMDGMGTTNRSKVFHDVCWHNLADAGFADRILWMQALAAKYPQVDISRIGVYGTSAGGQNSAGALLFHPEFYKAAVSACGCHDNRIDKQWWNEQWMGYPVGPHYEQQSNITNAGKLQGDLMLIVGEADNNVPPESTFRFADALIKNNKMFDLLVVPGMGHSDGGPYGRKKKRDFFVKHLLNAEPPARNTDELAHN
- a CDS encoding Xaa-Pro aminopeptidase encodes the protein MKLQLFDKQVYEQRRNVLKQNMGANGIIVLLGNEDSSMNYKDNTYLFRQDSSFLYYFGLDVAGLAAIIDTDTGEEVIFGNDLTIDDIIWTGTLPSVGEMAALVGVSQTRPYTEVKHYIHKAVTGGRPVHILPPYRPENKIKLADWLNTSLENVAGRVSLQLVKAVIAQRVIKTPLEVAEIEKAVSISVDMELAVMKYARPGIREYELVGKAHEVAIANDSRLGYPAIITKHGQTLHTHYYGNILEDGDMVLSDIGAENAMHYGGDLTRTFPVGKQFSTRQRELYDVVLNSMDHAISMLKPGVRYKDVHIQACQKLAEGLKQVNLMKGDPAEAVAAGAHAMFFQCGLGHMLGMDTHDMEDLGEQYVGYTDTLKKETVFGLKSLRLGRELEAGYVLTVEPGIYIIPELIDRWWAKKKFTEFINYDVLNTYRDFGGIRIEDNFLITDTGSQLLGKYLPKTRQEIEALRG
- a CDS encoding aldehyde dehydrogenase (NADP(+)), producing the protein MANNFKEESTEEINIIMQQSQSAFEAYQKTSAEQKAFFLEAIADEIEAIGDALLQKASEETNLPLPRLTGERARTTGQLRMFAGMLREGSWVEASIDTALPNRTPLPRPDLRKMLVPLGPVVVFGASNFPFAYSTAGGDTASALGAGCSVVVKAHPAHAETSEMVYQAIKKAIASSNMPEHIFQHVHGTSFESGKALVQADDTAAVGFTGSTVGGLALLDYSWKRKKPIPVFSEMGSINPVIFLPDTLNKNAADLAAQYTGSITLGVGQFCTNPGLMLAIEGKGLDSFYKLLGKGIEDIKPAKMLHAGIHSAYEKKSAAALGQNGVTEVVKSATEAVDIEAQPTIALVSAEIFLENHLLHEEVFGPYSLMVSCNDEQELIKVLKSVSGQLTATVMGTDDDFAGHSSLLQLLPSIAGRVLFNGVPTGVEVCASMVHGGPFPATTDSRFTAVGINAAKRWVRPVCYQNCPDALLPLALQQANPINIWRLFDGEWKK
- a CDS encoding putative Ig domain-containing protein; the encoded protein is MKKILLLLGFISIITAAYAQNGNFIKLSTAKFSTGNNAVWKNADFNDTNWKNIKVGDVWQEQGYPDYHGFAWYRIHVVIPSSLKKQAVWGDSLRVFLAHVNDADETYFNGKLIGKTGAFPEDKGGYVSKWPAVRNYCIAANDPAIKWDQENIIAIKVYDGGGSGGIFMGAPYIDMLEKFDGIVLTQTDISFLPNAQSVRKLTIGNSFKTNITGKFRYKIIDDVTQKTIAEKTVNSNLAPLGRETYTLTFPHREGIKLFYEFTESASGKTKTFAEIAPYLLTPKASLKPMINGAAVLGVHPGSPVLYKIAASGQKPLNYAVRSLPQGLVFDHKTGIITGVAPKAGDYKVSVSVSNNLGRSERILTVRSGKLLALTPPMGWNSWNCWGLNVSDEKVRLSAKAMVDRGLTDYGWNSINVDDGWQAPARQQNGEIVANEKFPDMKALGEHLHQQGLKFGIYSSPGAKTCGGYLGSLGHEGQDAGTYFNWGVDYLKYDLCSYSDQTAGDTTLPAQQKPYMVMRDELAKQPRDIVYSICQYGIKDVWKWGAKMNGNLWRTTEDITDTWESLYGIGFSQTNNDAYAGPGGWNDPDMLILGRVGWGENLHQTNLTPYEQYTHMSLWSLLSAPLLIGCDMDKLDDFTLNLLKNREVIAIDQDVAGKQALRVINDKQIQVWVKQLADGSKAIGIFNLDEKYAKYTLDFKNIHIGKVKIVRDLWQQKDIAKNVAAVSCNIPPHGVRFYKLM
- a CDS encoding amino acid permease gives rise to the protein MDNSTSFKPSLRLMDATMLVAGSMIGSGIFIVSADITRNVGSAGWLLFVWLITGFMTLTAALSYGELSAMFPRAGGQYVYLKEAYRPLIGFLYGWSFFTVIQTATIAAVGVAFAKFTAYLIPQLSESIVAVDLGFVTISPAQLLSILVIVFLTYINTRGVNSGKIVQTIFTMAKLLSLLGLIVFGLFSLKASVWNENWKNAWSMHSLSANGSIASYTTIAALGAIASAMVGSIFSSDSWNNVTFIAGEIKNPKRNIGLSLALGTLIVTVIYILTNIMYTGVLSLHDIATADKDRVGVVASQHIFGSSGTVIIALLIMVSTFGCNNGLIMSGARVYYSMAKDGLFFKKVGTLNKNSVPGFGLWLQCVFACLWSLSGKYGDLLDMISFVVVVFYVLTIIGIFILRKKMPDAERPYKAFGYPVLPVIYIIMGIAFCLLLIKYKPAYTYPGLIITLTGIPVYYLIGGSKKSKNAELPVESL